From Ruminococcus sp. HUN007, a single genomic window includes:
- a CDS encoding ImmA/IrrE family metallo-endopeptidase, with amino-acid sequence MYRNGNDYERMARLVIDIYIDYNITSFPVDEKELCKKLGLKLVPYSAYPEETQELLRKRSPDAFYSPATHDTPPTIFYNDKVESYGRQRYSIFHEIKHYVNNDTEESEFNDDMANYFSRYIMCPIPYLIKANINDELTLITDHGASGDAAENAIKNVRNRRATYGDKIFDYEQPLIDLLFPDTSKEECL; translated from the coding sequence ATGTATCGAAACGGCAACGATTATGAGAGAATGGCTCGATTGGTAATTGATATTTATATTGATTACAATATCACATCATTTCCCGTTGATGAGAAAGAGCTATGCAAAAAACTCGGTTTAAAGTTAGTACCATATTCTGCGTATCCTGAAGAAACTCAGGAATTACTCAGAAAAAGGTCTCCCGATGCTTTTTATTCTCCGGCGACACATGATACACCCCCTACTATATTCTATAATGACAAAGTTGAATCTTACGGAAGGCAGCGGTATTCCATATTTCATGAGATCAAGCATTATGTGAATAATGATACTGAAGAAAGCGAATTCAACGATGATATGGCTAATTATTTCTCAAGATATATCATGTGTCCTATTCCATATCTCATTAAAGCCAATATCAATGACGAGCTGACCTTGATAACTGATCACGGTGCTAGCGGTGATGCTGCTGAAAATGCAATCAAAAATGTACGTAACCGCAGAGCAACGTACGGCGATAAGATATTTGATTACGAACAACCACTCATTGATTTATTGTTTCCTGACACTTCTAAGGAGGAATGCTTATGA
- a CDS encoding DUF4417 domain-containing protein produces MIKGISEYEKYKVIRPIIGGCSFDTYHIPIIRKTDVSRIDWENLNIQGIQNLSKKRDNHNSLVHMFIDDYKLLALWNNPLKKIALFRTCAAIATPDFSIYPSMNYNDIRHNVYKSRWLGCTWQNYGNIVLPTLGWAGEETFDISFCAVEEETPVIISTIGCQNRQEEFLLGFNEMKKRLNPPIIIVVGDMIQGMTGRFINFRYTDSFAADFVQMKLDGISAVFEIKEAI; encoded by the coding sequence ATGATCAAAGGTATATCCGAATATGAAAAGTATAAAGTAATAAGGCCAATAATTGGCGGCTGCAGTTTCGATACCTATCATATACCGATTATAAGAAAAACAGATGTTAGTCGCATTGATTGGGAAAACCTGAACATACAGGGCATACAGAATCTTTCAAAGAAACGTGACAATCATAATTCCTTAGTACATATGTTTATAGATGATTATAAACTGTTGGCTCTTTGGAATAATCCATTGAAAAAGATTGCTCTTTTCCGTACTTGCGCAGCAATAGCTACACCTGATTTCAGCATCTATCCGTCTATGAATTACAACGATATACGTCACAATGTATACAAAAGCCGTTGGCTCGGCTGTACATGGCAGAATTACGGAAACATTGTGTTGCCAACACTGGGCTGGGCGGGAGAAGAAACATTTGATATTAGTTTCTGCGCAGTAGAAGAAGAAACACCTGTTATTATTTCAACTATCGGCTGTCAGAATCGGCAGGAAGAGTTTTTATTAGGCTTCAATGAAATGAAGAAAAGACTAAATCCTCCTATTATTATAGTCGTAGGTGACATGATACAAGGAATGACAGGTCGATTTATCAATTTCAGATACACAGATAGTTTCGCTGCGGATTTTGTTCAAATGAAACTTGATGGCATTTCCGCTGTTTTTGAAATCAAGGAGGCGATTTAA
- a CDS encoding AAA family ATPase produces MERSVMNDLIKWKNKKNRKPLMILGVRQCGKTYIAKKFGEEQFDNVAYFNFEGNEALNSVFEYDMDVKRIVHELSTVISSCKIVPGKTLLILDEIQASPKAITSLKYFCENMQKLHVIAAGSLLGVSLKRGGLSFPVGKVERITMYPLSFREFVAANGDEKLFEGIELRDKLHELPTLYTESLRKHLLNYYIIGGMPAVVETWINSHSYEEVEAVQAELIEDYENDFAKYAPINEVAKIRQIWHSIPEQLARENNKFVFSHVKEGGRARELEDALEWLIDAGLVYKQKLIEKPELPLSYMSDDTSFKIFMSDVGLLRFKANVYYRTILDGDDRYVRFKWAIAENYVLTELIKNDLPYYYWRSGNQAEVDFLTEYKGYMIPVEVKSAENTHAKSFSNFISKYKPQYGFKVSMKNIGDNQVNDTMVYSLPLYLLWRIKEYVEET; encoded by the coding sequence GATTCTCGGTGTCAGACAATGCGGAAAAACATATATAGCAAAAAAATTCGGTGAAGAACAGTTTGATAATGTTGCATACTTTAATTTTGAAGGAAATGAAGCTTTAAATTCTGTTTTTGAATACGACATGGATGTTAAAAGAATCGTCCATGAATTAAGTACGGTGATTTCCAGCTGCAAAATAGTTCCGGGAAAAACACTTCTGATATTAGACGAAATTCAGGCATCGCCCAAGGCGATCACATCCTTAAAATATTTTTGTGAAAATATGCAGAAGCTGCATGTTATAGCTGCCGGATCTCTTCTGGGAGTGTCACTTAAAAGAGGCGGGTTGTCTTTCCCTGTCGGCAAAGTCGAAAGAATAACAATGTATCCTCTGAGTTTCAGAGAGTTTGTTGCAGCCAATGGGGACGAAAAACTTTTTGAAGGAATTGAATTAAGAGATAAGCTTCATGAGTTACCGACACTTTATACGGAATCACTTCGTAAACACCTGCTTAATTATTACATCATAGGCGGAATGCCGGCTGTAGTAGAGACGTGGATCAATTCGCACAGCTACGAAGAGGTCGAAGCTGTTCAGGCAGAGCTCATAGAGGATTACGAAAATGATTTTGCAAAATATGCACCAATAAACGAAGTCGCGAAAATCAGGCAGATATGGCACTCGATTCCGGAACAGTTAGCACGTGAAAATAACAAGTTTGTTTTTTCACATGTTAAAGAAGGCGGCAGAGCAAGAGAACTTGAAGATGCCCTTGAATGGCTGATTGATGCCGGCTTAGTATATAAACAAAAACTGATTGAAAAGCCTGAATTACCTCTCTCATATATGTCGGATGATACATCATTCAAAATCTTTATGTCTGACGTGGGATTGCTTAGGTTCAAGGCAAACGTGTATTACAGAACCATTCTGGATGGCGACGACAGATATGTAAGATTTAAATGGGCTATAGCCGAAAACTATGTGCTGACAGAACTAATAAAAAACGATCTTCCGTATTATTACTGGAGATCGGGAAATCAGGCTGAGGTCGATTTTCTGACTGAATATAAAGGCTATATGATTCCTGTTGAAGTTAAATCAGCTGAAAATACACATGCAAAAAGTTTCAGTAACTTTATATCGAAGTATAAACCGCAATATGGATTCAAAGTTTCAATGAAAAATATAGGCGATAATCAGGTTAATGATACAATGGTCTATAGCCTGCCTTTATATTTGTTGTGGCGGATCAAAGAATACGTGGAAGAAACCTAA
- a CDS encoding helix-turn-helix transcriptional regulator has protein sequence MTWQEKVKQLMDAKGITQKKLSQLSGITEASVSRYLKGDRTARLDIIINFAKALDVTTAYLLNDDDQTYIKPYTEIATAIARNGNSLTAEEKYKLIELILGNGD, from the coding sequence ATGACATGGCAAGAGAAAGTTAAACAGCTTATGGACGCAAAAGGAATAACACAGAAGAAGTTATCACAGCTCAGCGGAATAACAGAAGCATCGGTCTCTCGCTATCTAAAGGGTGACAGGACAGCTCGCTTGGATATTATCATAAATTTTGCAAAAGCTCTTGATGTAACAACAGCGTATTTGCTGAATGATGATGATCAAACATATATAAAACCTTATACAGAGATAGCAACGGCGATTGCAAGAAACGGAAACTCTTTGACAGCAGAAGAAAAGTATAAGCTGATTGAGTTAATTCTCGGAAACGGAGACTAA